Genomic window (Argopecten irradians isolate NY chromosome 2, Ai_NY, whole genome shotgun sequence):
AAAATAACATTAGATATGTTACGATGATTATTTTTCCCTTTTTCAATAAGGAGACTCAACTAAAACATCCTGattataaaatctttaaagtGGTCAGCTTTAGAATTAATAATGGTACCTGTCTCTATAACTTCATCAACTTCCATCCCTGTTTCGTGCGCTAGAAACCCAACTATTGAGAAAACAACAAATCCACAGTAAAATGCTGTTACTAAATCCATGGAAACGCACAGGATAGCATCACTGTAAAAGACAATACATACTttaatacataaaaagaaaacacaactataaaacagttttttcctccctagcgctttctcggctcatgccggtcttcaggggtttgaattcttttatttgtaaaacatgacgtcatagtacaatgccgtcatagtaagattacgtcatgacatggtacataaagatattgtgaatggttctggaagaaactaacaaaaacatgaggacaaaataaaaaactaatatgaagtttctttgtcccgttctgaatttaacacaggtttcataagttgaatgaaatacatttctttattttctctttttagaAGATCTGAattagacatttgatatattggtaaaataaaaaagttatcattagcacacatatgacaatgttcgTTTACTGTTTAATATCTGAGATGGTATATGTACtttaatatattgttatatattatcTTTTAGTATTCATTTCTTTACGCTGATACAATTACGCACTTCAAATATTATATGGCGTGTAACAGACATGAAATGGAATAAacatttaatcaatatatatatatatatatgtattatagtttTACTTGTCTAAAACCGTACCGTTACATGGGTTACTAAATGAATATTAAAACGTTCTctcataatttatatttatgaaaacaCTCATTTCTATTAGACAGAAGTTTGAAGTTGTTAATCATAGCATGAGGTAATTATACCAGTACTTCGAGGATTCTCATGTTGTACGCGAGGATAACTTAGAACAATCACGGAAATTAATGCATTATTAGTagttaatcaaaccaaattaCAGTGAAGTAatattttcaatgtattttgGTTTCGTGAAGTTTTTGTTTGCtaatgacttcataaacccaaaatatattacaaacaacgCTTAAAAGCCAAGCTGTAATACAATTGAGTATGTTTGTCTTTTAACCGCGCGGTTTTATCTCAACATGCGATCTCATTTGAAAATAATGGGATCTGTAAAAAAGACGTTGACATGTATCATGTTAATACCATTAAAAATTGTTACCTGAAACATTGATTACGGAATTTGCTAAAACTTGCCATCGTCAGTACCCCGCCCCACGCTGGTCCAAGGGAATAAAACACTTGTAAGGCGGCGTCACACCATACCTGACAACATACAGAATCCGTACAGTTATAGAAGGTACACATGGAATTTAATCAAAGTAACCAAAGTCATTTATACAAGTTACAAAATACACTTACAGAAGATAAAAAGTCCATGCTACAAGACCATGCTGACGTATTTTCGGTCGATTTTATACCAGGGATGGAAATTATAACATCAAATTTCAACACCACGGCACGTCTGTCTTCAACAACAATTCGTACAATGTAGGTACATGAAGTTGCAGTCAGAGTACAgcagtatgacgtcacatgaaTATTCTTGTGACGTTGAAAACTGGTGACATATACATGAGAAGTAGTTTGGTCAAAGTTCACCATGCCAAGTTATTTTTAATCAACAACAGCAATAGATTGAATTAAACAGGAACATTTACTTGAAAATTCAGGAGTCTGTTGAAGTCTGGGTTAACGTAATAGATGATGCCATCCACAGCACCGTCTAGGGTGATACTTCGGACCAGGATAATGGTGAGGAGGAGGTACGGCAGCAGAGCGGTCACCCACACCACCTGGAGGAAAATGTATCATCTTTAATTAGGCATGGAGTATATAATAGGTTTCACTTTTCTAAGTGGTAcctttattttaacaaaatacatattttctaatAGCTGAAATGCTTTTAAAAGACATTTCATTGCACAAATAAATATGAAAGTGGACATATGTAGTGTATGGTCTAGTTTGTCTTTAATGgtatacagtgtaacattaCAGGAGTCGACGACACTTAACATCATTGTGAGACACTTCAAGGCTACTTGAGTTTTTATTAAAGAGCTAGGTAATAGGTTTTgtaatacatacaaatgtaacattttattatCCCTTTTACCAAACTACACACCTATTATTCAAAGTGCATACCTTTCCGACTGACCGGACGCCTTTTACAATACACAGAAAACACATTGCTGTACTCAGTAACAGCACCAGAACAAGTGGCCACTGTAACGACCCCCAGTCATCGATTCCAGATGACATATTCAGTACTTTGTACCTAGTGACATTAAATAACATATATCAAACAATGCCAGTGTGCTAAATaaaggttacacaatgagtggttgttgaatattgaatttattccacaagAGTGGgttgttttttaaaaattacaaaaggCACGAGCTtaagcgagtgtcttttgtaacttaaaaaaaaacacacttacaagtgtggaataaattcaatattcaacaactacgagtagtgtgacctgtttctaccacaatcatattcgtttttagccgatagaaatacggcaAGTATACGGTACGTGTATTAaacgaaatatgcaaataaagtgTTACAGtagttatatttttatcagcaaaaagacactacttagtattcaaaagtcattgtttgataaagaatccatcGATGTCAAATTAGTCTAATTGGGAACATCTTTAGGGTTAAATGATACTCACTTCacgtcttattgagttcaaatcttcataggtgcttccagaaaataaaactttatatcggactacatgtatacacgtTAAAGCATTCGCATGACACGGCATCGTCAATTTCCAgccagataatcatcaagccGTATTACCATCAAGTTCGTTTCATACACGTTAAATCTACGAAACTCATCAGTAAAATTCTTGTCTGTCAAGATGTATTATTTAATAGTATAAAGTTCAAgttaaaatgtatgaaaatgtcACGGATTTTGACACAACGACTTCAAGCGGCGATCATAAaatagaatgacgtcatttgctaATTGATGACGTTGgcaatgatgacgtgacactgagaaataagtagttcaccgtgtcagccaatgagaatgcgtacagagtttataccatgTCTGGTATTAACAatattgttaatcaacagctgcagtgtttattcaatgtcctgagagttgaataacaccgcctagtGTGGTAGAACATGTATTATTGTACACAATAATATTGTAGTAttgaagttattttttttaattaaaaattcattttgttatcttttattTTACGAGAACTTTGTTATATGTTACTTATTTTCAATATTGCACTTCAATAGCATATACAGGTCATTCCGACAGATGATTTATGTAATCGTATacttacaatatataattataaatattcgTTGATATTACTGTCTGTGGGTTTGTAATACTATGGTAACTATATCTTTTACatggaaatattttgtatattagaGCTGGTATTATGATTAGAAAATTTTAAGACATCTGTTACATATACCATGTGTATGTAGTTATAGAACTGTCTGTCTGATATTCAACACATGTGGACTGACATTTTTATCGTTAATCTTTTATCATAGAATAAGATATGTAAGTAATACTATCCTTCTGAAATCACATACAAACCTCCAAAACTCTGATGCTGCTGTAGTAAGTTTCTTTGTATTATTCAGTGGTGATGAAGACTCATTTTCATAGGTGTGTCCGATGATGCTATAATTACTATGTGAGAACATGCTATTGAGGGTCGAAACATTTTGTGGGCCTTGTCCCCTTACCACCACACAATGTTCTGTGTTCCATTCATTGTCGCACGTGGACCAGGGTAGAGTGGATGTAAAGGTATGTCCGAGATAGTACAATACCCAGGCAATCACTGTCCCATAGTACCACGTGACTATCAGGGAAAGCAACACCATGGTATAGCCGATTCCTGGCGATACAAAAAAAATGGTATGTTTGGTAAAATCGAAATATGtgaacaatatttcaaataattcgGTATATAGTCAATATGGTTAACTTTCAATATATGAATTTATGTACAAAATGGCTAACATACCGACAACCAACTTATCGTTATTTATGGATACATGGTTAAAGTAGTTTGATTTATGTACCTAGTCACTAAatattaaagaaagaaaaaaaaataggaatTGATACATATGTACAGGGAAACTCGTGAGTGTGCcaatgtataatttatataagaCATGTTTCAAAGGTATATTAGCTCTGATATTGAAAGCAAAGTATCTAATTGGAATTTAGAATTTATCAAGCCATTGACTAGACCTGCTTTTCATAATAAAATGTTACCGTATCTGAACAATACGTGGCCAGTCTTTGATGAGGACATAAGTAGAAAAGACTGTACTACATACCGTATAATCGTGTTCCTATTGCTTTTATCTTACCTTTAAACAGTGGACAAATATTCCATacaaccaaaaaaaaaagaaaaaaaaaaaaaaaaaaaaaaaaaaaaaaaaaaaaaaaaaaaaacagtggACAAATATTCCATACAACCATTGGACTTTTCCCAGAAAATTGGCCCAATGCTAGTTCCAGATAATAAAGGGGAAATCCGCAGAGCACCATAAAGATTGCAAATGGAATCAGAAATGCTCctgtttaaaacaaagaaatataattatgaaaaatagcAATAGCAAAGTCTGGTATAATTTCTGTCTGCCTAGTCTCGAAATGTAAAGGATAAGTAACTGCACATAAATAGGTGGTATCTCTGATTAGGTAAGTTAAATGTAAGGCTACTTGACCattaattgtaaataatgatatttgtttgtatatcatTGAATTGATAGTGATTCTGCTCAGATATCAGTTACtttataaatcaatttataaAGTCAGTCATGAatgtaaaattgttatttaatCTTGTACGGTGTATGCTTGATTGCTCTGTATTCACAAATGCCATGTGAGCACGCGACTCTAAATGTTGAGTAGAAGATTGTTTTTTGGACActtataataaaatatgttctGTTTTAGTGTTATTGTAGAGATAGACAATCTAGAGGAAATGGCTTTACATGTGTAGTGCTTTCTCTGACCTTCTAGTTTCTAAGATCTTCCTGAAAAACACATTTGGTCTCTAGTCGAACTTTGGCATCTATGAGGAAGGCTTTGAATGGTATTTTCTGTTCTTGAAACGTGTTAAGCACAACGGACGTTAGACAGGATTGtccggtgtcagtataatgtgggcAGACGGAATTTGGTATTTGGCAATATGTTGCCGTGGTATAGCACTTTAAAATGGCAAGTGGTCTAATCAATGAGTCAGTTAGAGTCTGCATACACCCTAGCCCGAAAAAGCCCGAAAGCCGGCCCAGAACAAACACGTACACACGCACACAGACGCATTATATCGAGGACACGGAAGGTCGGTTTTGAATAACCGTACACTCGTAATAAGGATATTTATTTTAACCAACTAAGTATAACAACCTCTAGAGACATTTAGGTATCATCATtagttatgtttatatattaagTTCTATACTGCAGGTCGCTTTTTAGTAAGAGAAGTGTCAACATAAAAGTCCCCCTGCATTACTATAGAACAGGACTATGTTACCGAAAAATCGAaccttttttcatatatcataccCTGTAAATGTTTCATCGGGGTTGATATCATACCCCGAACACGTGCTTCACCTTGGTTTGATCAAGGGATCTTGTTATGTCTACCAAACACGATGCAGTTCTCAAATACTCGACCTACTTGTAGCTTCGCATGATTGTATAACAATATATTCACGGTTTATGCGTTTTAGCAGATTATGAAGAGGTTTGTTGTTTAACAATGCCATTAAAAGTTAACAGCATActattataaattatttctatttcataGAAAAAGCAAATAACAACTATAAGATAAAAACtagttgtaaaatatataagttCTTTAACTGCTTGAAGTATCATTGTTATTCAATCTATTGCTAATGGTACATTTCTAAGGTATATGCTAAGaaatcaacaaaatcaaaactcTATATCATGAATCAAGAAAATGTTCACAAACATATGAGTCGATTTTCGAGAAATTGGAAACGTGTTATCCACATGCAGTTCTAATCGTTAATTTCATAATGATAATCAAATGGAAATCTGTAAAGGTGAAATTATCTGCGAAATTATCATTTCAGTAACCTATTGTGCAAAggatacaatatttacaatgctATACATTGTTGGAAatcgaacattccaatgacatCCGATGACGTCACAGTATAAAGAGCCCGCGATGGGTATGCGCCGATTGACACGGTGTTTATAGATGCTGTGTATATTTTTAATGTTCTGcatggatatgttatattttttctgcGATTATGTTTAAAAAGAACAATCAACAATACCAAAAATTTGCATCAATacgataaatttgtgtttcaCTTTCGCTTTGAATTGTTTCCAGGAGAGTTCCAAAACTGTGCAAAGCATTTACTCCGTTCCCGTAGAGGGTTTGCGCACCCTTTCAGGAATCAAATCAATAAGATATATAGACTTCGTGGTCAATACCATAACAGTATAGTGGATCAGTTCTTAATCGTCTCGATGGGGAGATTTTATGATGATCTGGTAGCTCTGTCCCGTAGTCCTGTAACAGCTggactttttttttaatgtacatataaaggtttttttccaGAATATATTAAGGTTTTTAAATGGACGAACTGATGTCATTAACCTATGTGTAAGttattatattaatacattaatAGTTTATAATCTGCTTAATATATTTTCTACGAATGTCTCTTTCAATTACAATTCATCGTCAAATAAATGCAATTGTTTCAGCTTATGTTTTTATTACCTTCAGTATCTACCGTATATATGGTCATGAAAGACATATTTCATGTGCGGTTTCTCGTGTTGTCCctgttttatttaaatgagaTAACTGTATCTTTTAAGTAATTTGTCCTAACAATTTTATCATTCATAGCTtacttaaaatgtttatttcaacaacatatatagataaatttAACACAGTTCATGATATCATAACAATCATTATCACTGCCTCCGCTGGGGATCGAACTCGTAACCCTTGGATTACTAGTCGTACGCTCAACCGATCGTGTTTAAGTGAAATTATATATAGCCGAGAACACCGTATGGTAACGACACCGGAACAGGGAACTTCTATCCCTTTCGAAGCCGAATCATAGTTATATTTCACTGTAAATAACAAACATAAcgtaaatacaataaataatacGTACCTCCGCCGTTTTTCATACACAAATAAGGAAACCTCCACATACTACTTAATCCGATGGTGTACCCTATCAAAGATAAGAGGTATTCACTTTTCCGTGACCATACATCCCTTTCAGGGAgtttttctgtttgtttgatGGAAGATGGATTCAATAAGTCCACTTTGGTTTCTTCTGAAATCTTCTCTGCCATTATGATCTGGAATCCGTCAGTCAAATTTTCAAGCACTGAGTAAGAGTCGAAGTCAGGTGCTATCAGCTGATATACTATCGAAAAGTACTAACATCGACGTTAGTACAATTACTAATATCGGTAGTGATACCAGTAGAGAGTATGATTATTTCAGTTTCAGTCACATCCGAATTTAAAACCAATTTTAAAGATCAAGTTGACAATGACATTTACATTTGGTGATACACCTGCTAAAGACTGGAGTCAAATTTTATAGTTTGACATCCACACTTGCTGTAATACATAGTGGTAGTTAGTTCTGCTGTCGACGACTTATAAACCTGATCAGAATACAAAACATAGCACTTATCGTTTGTTTTCCTGACTAAGAGGAAAATTTCCATTACTTATTTAGTCATAGGGTCAGGTTTGTATGTCAGTATATCCCATTTAGAAATCAGTTATACGCTAGAGAGGATAAACACTGTAAACTTTAGTGCTGTGTAAACACGTGCAATGTAATGGGGCCGttttgtaaaacatatatatatactgcaaaGAAGCCATTTTTACACTAAggcttaattatatataaagagtATGTTTTTAAAGCTCAATTGGGTATTTGAGCGTATAGAAGTCATAATCTTTATTTCTATCgtgaaataattgaaatagaCCAGAAAAGGAAATCTGAGTTCAATATAGAATTAATACTTTTTTGCATGCACTGGATATTCATAGAAACACGCTTAAATTATAATCCTTGGGTACATGTCGTACGGTTATTTAAATActttcatgtattttttttctagaaCAAGGAACATACAATTGAAAATATGGGTGCAGGTAAGAATATATTAAGGTGTTTTAATGGACTCCAAATGAAATGATTCCATTAATCTAATAGAAAGCTATGagattgatatatatcaaattgtcttcgattatttctttcaataaaatTCATCGTCAAATAAATGCAATTGTTTCAGCTTAACTTTTTATTTCCTTCAGCATCTACCGTATTTATGGTCATGAAAGACATATTACATGTGCGGTTTCTCGAGTTGTCCcggtttttatttaaatattttatttgcccTATCAGCGTTATTATTCATAGCTTACTTCAAATGTTTATTTCAACAACATATATGGATAAATTTAACACAGTTCATGATATTATAACAATCATTATCACTGCCTTAGTCGGGGATCGAACTGGAAACCCTTAGATTACTAGTCTTACGCTCAAACGTTCGAGCTTATGTGAAATTCTCTAGCCGAGAACACCGTATAGTAACGACACCGGAACTAGAAGCATCTATCCCTTGAAGCGATGTTTGGAAAGTCCATATTTGAACAAAAGTAAGATTGACATTTTTATCTGcactttgaaatgtttttggAGAATGACTTTTAATACACGTGTTTTCGATTATATCAGCCACACAATGATGTAAAAATAGTTTTCGAGAAGTGAATCTAcccttatatatcataatagagTAATCCAGCGATTAACGTCGGTACTTCCCTCGGTGTGGTGTGTACATGtcaaggttgtttttttttgacaCTTCTAGGAAACcatttatatgtaattgtgTGGCCGATGTATTTGGAAACACGTCGTGTACCAAACGTCAGTCTCCAATGACATAGCAAAGCAGATAAAAGCGTCAATATTTCTTCTGTCTTTCCCACTATCGCTTTAAGGGATACCGAGCTACACATATAACTTGTTCTGGTGTTGTCAACATACGGTGGAGACGTACGTTGCGGctggtaaatatatacatccgCTGTTTGTTGTTGGATTTTACACGTCCTTGTAGCAAGAAATGATCTTTACAGAAACCTATATGTATTGAAGTTGTTATGATGTGTGACAGGTGGGGTAATGTTTTAGTTTAGTGTCATTTTGATCCTGTATGACTGAGCTGTACATATAAACTCTAACGGGGGTAATCTCAAAAGTACTTGGCATACAATGCAACAACTAGGTAAGCGACACAGGCCCTCTGTacatcttgtttttttttttacagattatCAATTGTACATATACAATAGCCTAAATACATAACATTGCGATTCAATACCCCGTATGCCGATACAGAATAATGTAGAATGTATAGATAATCCTATGACAGTTGGGAGATGCAATATATGATAcaatgttaataaaataaattacataaacatatatacgtAAAAACAAAACCTCACAAATCAATAACACAAGGTTCCATTTTCTTAATTGTCCTTTGTTTCGTGcgtttttaatatttatgtacagtaaaaaACCTTGATGAGCCAAAGTTGAAGGGACAATATCAAACCGTGCTTATAAATTGTAGACAATGATGACGAACTTTCCTGTGATTTAGCTACAGTACCTATTGGTTCTAGACAGTGAACAAACTTGTggttttgttgatgttttcacACGTTTTCAAGTTTTTAGAAACCTTTCTTCGTATGGTACATCTCATTGTATcttatgttttattaaaattggtTCTACAACTCCTGGCGTGAATATGACAAatctatacatatgtaattagcAATAAACAGCCTCTGACGCGCTGGAGAAGTATACAGCAATTTTTCCGACTAATCGGTGGTAATTTTCCATTTTGATTGGTATAAATTGACCAATTTACTtcgatttataaaaaaaatcgaccAATAATACCTCAACTCATAAGTGGTTAGATAACTAGTATCACATAGGAGAAAACATCCCGACTGAAAGATCTGTTcgatacttaaaaaaaaatcatgctcCAATGGCGGATaatgaaactttttattttaattcatcgttatataattagtttttatttgttttcatactaaatccaactctctgattggcaaattcattttcttcatataagtatgaagaaaaaaacccaagaaTGGCGCAAAAATCcgacgtaatcatgacgtcacaatagagacgtcgacgttgcgtattgattcagaaaaataatccatttgaaaaacaaaagaatcgtacgtttaaacgtactttatgttatcaagtagtctgaaaaatcaattataagcattgttgttactattttttttactttataggtttatgatataaattttttgtgagaatccgctacgcagtttgcaaacaaaatttctttcatactcctatgaagttaaaacatAGTAACATCAGTGCTTAAGGGGATTTACCAGGCCTTTATTTGTCTACCCTGGATAGGACAGTGATATCACAAATCTATTCTTCGttttcatgttattttattttttggatTATTCAATGACAGTAATCTCCAATGAGGGATCTTATAATTACCAAACACATGACAAATCAAATGAGCAATGCATGTGCGCACGCAAAGAGTTTTCATTCATAGTTTAAATACACGATGGAGGTAGACAACCAATGAGGTACagtatttttaaataaaggAACTGGAAATCAATATCCTTTTGGGATAACTCCCCGTAGAGTTCATACTCACAGCACCCTATCATATCCGCGTAGTTGATTGAAATGTACTGTATAATAACAAATAACGAAATCTGACACAAGAGATATTTTATGTATAACAGTTAGTGATTATTGACGTATTCCTGAGTATTTTTCATTggttttcaaatttatttaactTGTAGGATTTACCTTATATCTACCAAAATGACAGTTTCACTACAACCACATTATCACCGAAGGAACATGTATTTTCGCCTTGTGTTAAAGATAATATACAAAGCAAAAGATTGTAAGCAGTATGATTTAAACAAATCCTCACGACACGTGTAGTTTACTTATTTTGTCGGTCATTTAAAAATAGTTTCCAAAGCACACTAGATATTAAAATCACCTATTACTTTTTAATACGCGAGATAGGAGGAAATgtattttactgtaatttaCTCTCAAGGTTAATCAAGAACTGCGCCCCCCCCCTTATGAAATAGTGTCAAAATCTGTGATGGTAGGAGGTAGAATAAATTtacctgcaggtagggcgttagagtttagcattttattt
Coding sequences:
- the LOC138315847 gene encoding sodium- and chloride-dependent betaine transporter-like, encoding MVLLSLIVTWYYGTVIAWVLYYLGHTFTSTLPWSTCDNEWNTEHCVVVRGQGPQNVSTLNSMFSHSNYSIIGHTYENESSSPLNNTKKLTTAASEFWRYKVLNMSSGIDDWGSLQWPLVLVLLLSTAMCFLCIVKGVRSVGKVVWVTALLPYLLLTIILVRSITLDGAVDGIIYYVNPDFNRLLNFQVWCDAALQVFYSLGPAWGGVLTMASFSKFRNQCFSDAILCVSMDLVTAFYCGFVVFSIVGFLAHETGMEVDEVIETGPGLVFLTYPEALTRLPLPQVWCVLFFLTVCFVGVDSQFGMLETVVSGIADMFPNTLGKRKILIVGGAFLVYLLTSLVYATQAGMYIFMFIDWYASAYCIFVTSCLECIVIGWCYGAERFSRDIALMTGIPVYPVIRWSWCIFVPIAMSIALGMAITNMRNPVYDGYVYPDYIGAVGNMVGLVSVIPIPVVMVVEILTARGSLKQRILKLLRPTTDWMPNDDEARESYRIYKYSGGIWANIKADLFGDSS